The Kosakonia sacchari SP1 genome includes a window with the following:
- a CDS encoding dynamin family protein — MEYQYLIEKTQKLEALFPNVLDLFEQEIQQLKQQHCLDSASALSAAFEKISTDGRLLNIGIVGRVKAGKSSLLNALFFDGENVLPKAATPMTAALTTLSYGERFRAQVEFFTVDDLKQIEHNANKYTFELKKITDRKYAEFASRPVTSATSDESRVTAHITRQALQEIQSSHPELCASHDQYTRMQKSGLTLADLEYVGVIEPENREALSTELLNYVGAEGKYMPFTKVVHISMPLASLKDISVIDTPGMNDPVQSREARTVDLLKTCDVVFIVSPAGQFLNENDLEVMGRITAKEGVQELVLVASQIDTQLYGSEKRPHLNQTLENIKNSLINRATSTLKNLKQHHPEVGAVFDSIIRAPQEHLLHCSGVTYGLSHRLATPETWDANETKTWDNLTDDYADFFTLQNQQLTQHSLALLANIDNIHRKIEAVRRKKDDIIREKMQVLVTRKNQVVAEFTEALLRQIEQRMTLINSSDLHALAKQSAALESKRNILDKRLNRAYRDCVEHYYREVITELNREADKQFQVTRSAIGDQSTSETTQYTREKPGAYNWVARKLWGGGTETVSKTETIIHTGPTSVALKGFVHEVGEKLKEASVKQHSGLEMAISKNVTPLIKEILEGECEALMIADVILSVAAKLPRQTFLLNIPVPPELAPKGKLKGNAADEYIDSADNFVANVRRTVYDDIDHYFSRIKNTLPDTISSVFVTEMDAKIQQIANQVKNSTLTLDRLQRFAAQIQGVKK, encoded by the coding sequence ATGGAATATCAATATTTGATCGAGAAGACGCAAAAACTCGAAGCGCTCTTTCCCAACGTACTCGATCTCTTTGAACAGGAAATCCAGCAACTAAAGCAGCAACATTGCCTCGATTCGGCCAGCGCGTTATCTGCCGCATTTGAAAAAATCAGTACCGACGGGCGCTTGCTTAATATTGGTATTGTTGGGCGCGTCAAAGCGGGAAAATCTTCGCTGCTCAACGCATTGTTCTTTGACGGGGAAAACGTCCTGCCAAAAGCGGCGACGCCAATGACAGCGGCATTAACCACGCTCTCTTATGGCGAGCGTTTTCGCGCGCAGGTGGAGTTTTTTACGGTCGACGATCTCAAGCAAATCGAACACAATGCAAACAAATATACCTTTGAATTAAAAAAAATAACCGACAGAAAATACGCAGAATTCGCTTCCCGACCGGTCACATCCGCAACATCAGATGAGTCGCGGGTAACGGCGCATATCACCCGGCAAGCGCTGCAGGAAATCCAGAGCTCGCACCCCGAGCTTTGCGCGTCCCATGATCAATATACACGTATGCAAAAATCGGGGTTAACACTTGCAGATCTTGAGTATGTCGGCGTCATTGAGCCAGAAAATCGTGAAGCCCTCTCAACTGAGCTGCTCAACTATGTTGGCGCAGAGGGGAAATATATGCCCTTCACGAAAGTCGTCCATATTTCGATGCCGCTCGCCTCACTCAAGGATATTAGCGTTATCGACACGCCCGGGATGAATGACCCTGTCCAGTCGCGTGAAGCACGCACCGTCGATTTGCTGAAAACCTGCGATGTAGTGTTTATTGTCAGTCCGGCCGGGCAGTTTTTGAATGAAAACGATCTGGAAGTCATGGGACGTATCACCGCTAAAGAGGGTGTGCAGGAATTAGTGTTAGTCGCCAGCCAGATTGATACCCAACTGTATGGCAGTGAAAAGCGCCCTCACCTGAACCAGACGCTTGAAAACATCAAAAACTCGCTCATCAACAGAGCGACCAGTACGCTGAAAAACCTCAAGCAACATCATCCGGAAGTCGGCGCCGTGTTTGACAGTATCATTCGGGCACCGCAAGAACACCTTTTGCACTGTTCAGGTGTGACATATGGACTTTCCCACCGGCTGGCAACGCCCGAGACGTGGGATGCGAACGAAACCAAGACCTGGGACAATCTGACCGACGATTACGCCGATTTTTTTACCTTACAAAACCAACAACTCACCCAACACAGTCTGGCTTTGCTTGCGAACATCGACAACATTCACCGCAAAATCGAGGCGGTTCGCCGCAAAAAAGACGACATTATTCGTGAAAAAATGCAGGTACTGGTCACGCGTAAAAACCAGGTAGTAGCGGAGTTTACCGAGGCGCTTCTGCGACAAATCGAGCAGCGTATGACGCTGATTAACAGCTCAGACTTACACGCGCTGGCAAAACAGAGTGCGGCGCTGGAAAGTAAACGTAATATCCTTGATAAACGCCTCAACCGAGCTTATCGCGACTGCGTAGAACACTACTATCGGGAAGTGATTACCGAACTGAATCGGGAGGCTGATAAGCAGTTCCAGGTTACCCGCAGCGCCATCGGCGACCAAAGTACCAGTGAAACAACGCAATATACGCGCGAAAAACCAGGTGCTTATAACTGGGTTGCGCGCAAGTTATGGGGCGGCGGGACTGAAACAGTTAGCAAAACGGAGACGATTATCCATACCGGCCCGACGTCGGTGGCGTTAAAAGGGTTTGTGCATGAGGTGGGGGAAAAATTAAAAGAAGCCTCCGTTAAACAACATAGCGGCTTAGAAATGGCGATCAGTAAAAATGTGACCCCGCTTATCAAGGAAATCCTCGAGGGAGAATGTGAGGCGCTGATGATTGCCGATGTTATTCTCTCGGTGGCCGCAAAATTGCCGCGTCAGACGTTTTTACTGAATATCCCCGTTCCGCCTGAACTCGCGCCAAAAGGCAAGCTGAAGGGAAATGCGGCCGACGAGTATATAGACAGCGCAGATAATTTTGTCGCCAATGTACGGCGAACCGTTTATGACGATATCGATCACTATTTTTCCCGCATAAAAAACACCTTACCTGACACCATTTCATCAGTTTTTGTCACTGAAATGGACGCTAAAATTCAACAAATTGCGAATCAAGTTAAAAACAGTACCCTGACCCTTGACCGCTTACAGCGCTTTGCCGCGCAGATTCAGGGAGTCAAAAAATGA
- a CDS encoding oxidoreductase: protein MSDFPTIALLGPGAIGTTIAAALHEVGRAPVLCGRTAHQQLILRHDEGEIVVPGPVLSDPAALDKPFDLVFVAVKTTQVAQSAGWLATLCDENTVVCALQNGVEQKSQLAPLVNGASVLPSVVWFPAQREPDASVWLRAKPRLTLPDVPQAKRVVKALRDTRCAVELSADFTSIAWRKLLQNAVAGLMVLANRRAGMFSREDITALALAYLRECLRVARAEGAVLSDNVAQEIVDGFHRAPADLGTSILADRQANRPLEWDIRNGVVQRYGRTHGIATPISDVVVPLLAAGSEGPG, encoded by the coding sequence ATGTCTGATTTTCCGACAATTGCGCTGCTTGGCCCGGGGGCTATCGGCACCACTATCGCGGCGGCGCTGCATGAAGTGGGCCGCGCGCCCGTTTTATGCGGGCGTACCGCGCACCAACAGTTAATTCTGCGCCACGATGAGGGGGAAATTGTGGTGCCCGGCCCGGTATTGAGCGATCCGGCAGCACTGGACAAGCCGTTCGATCTGGTATTTGTGGCGGTGAAAACCACGCAAGTTGCACAGAGCGCCGGCTGGCTGGCGACGTTATGCGATGAAAACACCGTTGTATGCGCGCTGCAAAACGGTGTCGAGCAGAAAAGTCAGCTGGCGCCGCTGGTTAACGGCGCAAGCGTGCTGCCGTCCGTCGTCTGGTTCCCGGCGCAGCGCGAGCCGGATGCGTCTGTCTGGTTGCGCGCCAAACCGCGCCTGACGCTGCCGGATGTGCCGCAGGCAAAACGGGTGGTGAAAGCGCTTCGCGATACACGCTGCGCGGTTGAATTATCCGCGGATTTTACCTCGATCGCCTGGCGCAAACTGTTGCAAAATGCGGTCGCCGGTCTGATGGTGCTCGCCAATCGCCGCGCCGGCATGTTCTCGCGCGAGGATATTACCGCGCTGGCGTTGGCGTACCTGCGCGAATGCCTGAGGGTTGCGCGGGCGGAAGGCGCGGTGCTCAGCGATAACGTGGCCCAGGAGATAGTTGACGGTTTTCACCGTGCGCCAGCGGATTTAGGCACATCAATTCTCGCCGACCGCCAGGCGAATCGCCCGCTGGAGTGGGATATCCGTAACGGCGTGGTGCAGCGCTATGGTCGCACACATGGCATTGCCACGCCCATCAGCGATGTGGTGGTTCCGCTGCTGGCCGCGGGCAGTGAAGGACCCGGTTGA
- a CDS encoding cation:proton antiporter produces MEYLAWTAAAGCLLLFMSLSYGWISRVPVPIFGLYLLVGIACGPWMLGLIGIDIVRQAPLTSRITEMAMAASLFITGLKIRLPLASPYWRMGIVLALPAMLLTIAGIMVAAHFMANLSWPLSLALAAILAPTDPVLASLVAINDAQDDDRLRIALSSEAGLNDGTALPFLMLALIWQKAGGTISADEWLHWLSVDLLWALVGGLGIGFVLGRLIGLVATRSRHAQGEVAPSDFIALALICLSFSLAMMLSASGFLAAFAAGIGLRSAEMSVQKRHSSEDDHDLPAEMQVNPHTRHGLEEHNPIKSVGLVVGDALSFGDTVERLLAAGLVIVLGVTLSRHWDANALLLAFTVFILIRPLAVWLLTWRSGESVLHRLSLGWLGIRGIGSLNYIAYAWTHGLQNAGAITDIAITIVTLSVLVHGISVTPLLTLRRKQEQR; encoded by the coding sequence ATGGAATATCTGGCCTGGACCGCTGCGGCGGGTTGTTTGTTGTTGTTTATGTCTCTCTCTTACGGCTGGATAAGCCGTGTCCCGGTGCCCATTTTTGGCCTCTATTTGCTGGTAGGCATTGCCTGCGGGCCGTGGATGCTGGGGCTGATTGGCATCGATATTGTTCGCCAAGCCCCGCTTACCAGCCGGATAACCGAAATGGCAATGGCGGCGTCGCTGTTTATCACCGGGCTCAAAATCCGCCTGCCGCTGGCCTCGCCTTACTGGCGCATGGGCATCGTACTGGCGCTGCCCGCAATGCTGTTGACCATTGCCGGGATTATGGTCGCCGCCCATTTTATGGCCAATCTGTCGTGGCCATTATCGCTGGCGCTGGCAGCCATTCTCGCCCCTACCGATCCGGTGCTGGCAAGCCTGGTCGCCATTAACGACGCGCAGGATGATGACCGCCTGCGCATCGCACTCTCCAGTGAAGCGGGTCTCAATGATGGCACCGCGCTGCCTTTTTTGATGCTGGCGCTGATCTGGCAAAAAGCCGGAGGCACAATCAGCGCCGATGAGTGGCTTCACTGGCTGAGTGTCGATCTGCTCTGGGCGCTAGTTGGCGGGCTGGGTATCGGTTTTGTTCTCGGACGCTTAATTGGCCTAGTCGCCACGCGCTCACGCCATGCTCAGGGGGAAGTGGCACCCAGCGACTTTATTGCGCTGGCGCTGATTTGCCTGAGCTTTTCGCTGGCGATGATGCTCAGCGCATCCGGTTTCCTTGCGGCGTTCGCTGCCGGTATCGGCCTGCGTAGCGCGGAGATGAGCGTACAAAAACGCCATAGCAGCGAGGATGATCACGACCTGCCCGCCGAGATGCAGGTGAATCCGCATACCCGGCACGGGCTCGAAGAGCATAACCCGATCAAATCCGTGGGTCTGGTGGTGGGCGATGCGCTCTCCTTTGGCGATACCGTTGAGCGGCTGCTGGCCGCCGGGCTGGTGATCGTGCTTGGTGTGACACTGTCACGCCACTGGGATGCCAACGCGCTGCTGCTGGCCTTCACCGTGTTTATCCTCATCCGTCCCCTCGCCGTCTGGTTGCTGACCTGGCGTTCGGGTGAATCCGTGCTGCATCGGTTAAGTCTTGGCTGGCTGGGCATTCGCGGGATCGGTAGTCTTAACTATATTGCCTATGCCTGGACGCATGGCCTGCAGAATGCGGGGGCGATTACCGATATCGCCATCACTATTGTGACGCTGAGCGTGCTGGTACATGGGATTTCGGTCACACCGTTACTCACCCTGCGGCGAAAACAGGAACAGCGCTGA
- a CDS encoding phosphotransferase, with amino-acid sequence MSVQDLSKMGAANVALFVDEQGQRVIEKYPVSDIEYAFYHHAAQRLNAAKIASPKLLFADPARRLLRLEYIPHPVSQDTVAGDETLAMLARLHRFSPDASWRYHTHTWSVYALEKSLALLALPEQASQQLRRFQQSSEVLFRQVGLLSGDSNAGNWGRRDNGELVLFDWERFSMGSPAIDLAPLIKGMGTTNAFQALAERYCRIADHAAPRELGREIAIAKAWIVTEVVTLLAARQKTDLPRYLEWYRENLPGWLASTVTLL; translated from the coding sequence ATGTCAGTTCAGGATTTATCAAAAATGGGCGCCGCAAACGTGGCGCTTTTTGTTGATGAGCAAGGCCAGCGCGTCATTGAAAAATATCCGGTCAGTGACATCGAGTATGCTTTCTATCACCATGCGGCGCAGCGGCTCAACGCAGCAAAGATTGCCTCGCCAAAGCTGCTATTTGCCGATCCTGCGCGGCGTCTACTAAGGCTTGAGTATATTCCCCACCCGGTTTCTCAGGATACCGTGGCAGGCGATGAGACGTTAGCCATGCTGGCTCGCTTGCATCGCTTTTCGCCCGATGCGTCATGGCGCTATCACACGCATACATGGTCAGTTTACGCACTGGAAAAATCGCTGGCGCTGCTGGCGTTGCCGGAACAGGCATCGCAACAACTGCGCCGTTTTCAGCAATCTAGCGAGGTGCTATTTCGCCAAGTAGGTTTACTTTCCGGCGACAGCAATGCGGGCAACTGGGGGCGCAGGGATAACGGCGAGCTGGTGCTCTTCGACTGGGAACGCTTTTCCATGGGAAGCCCGGCGATTGACCTCGCGCCGCTGATAAAAGGGATGGGCACCACAAACGCTTTTCAGGCACTTGCCGAGCGCTATTGTCGTATTGCGGATCATGCAGCACCGCGCGAACTCGGCCGGGAGATTGCCATCGCCAAAGCGTGGATTGTCACCGAAGTGGTCACGTTACTTGCTGCGCGGCAAAAAACCGATCTCCCACGCTATCTCGAATGGTACCGGGAAAACCTGCCTGGCTGGTTAGCCAGCACCGTTACCCTGCTCTGA
- the gcvA gene encoding transcriptional regulator GcvA gives MRDLPPTATLRAFEVATRHPTFTAAAEELCITQSAISHQLKNLEEIWGLPLFQRGKTLSLTPAGAALAPLVREFFSKLETTLADLREQKGRVRLRVNTTYSFALKWLLPRLPGLARLHPEILVTLESTDQAINFASTDADVAIRFGHGNYPALHTEFMFREQLFPVASPALLQRFGTPDEPAELLRYPLLTRDGANLVPKWDAWFKQVGVNTDVLHENVRFADTNMTIEAALLGQGIALARSGHVEKEIADGSLVRLFDVPFPSPAAYYFVCPQGIETQPHIVTFRSWLLAESQQAQLNYR, from the coding sequence ATGCGTGATCTCCCCCCCACTGCGACACTGCGCGCATTTGAAGTAGCGACCCGCCACCCCACCTTTACCGCGGCGGCAGAAGAGCTGTGTATTACGCAAAGTGCCATCAGCCACCAGCTGAAAAACCTGGAGGAAATCTGGGGATTGCCGCTGTTTCAGCGTGGAAAGACCCTCAGCCTGACGCCCGCCGGTGCCGCGCTTGCGCCGCTGGTGCGTGAATTTTTCAGCAAGCTGGAAACCACGCTGGCGGATTTGCGCGAGCAAAAAGGCCGGGTGCGACTGCGCGTCAACACCACCTACTCTTTCGCACTGAAATGGTTGCTACCGCGTTTGCCGGGCCTGGCGCGCTTACACCCGGAAATTCTGGTGACGCTGGAGAGCACCGATCAGGCCATTAATTTCGCCAGCACCGATGCCGATGTGGCGATCCGCTTTGGTCACGGGAATTATCCGGCGCTGCACACGGAATTTATGTTCCGCGAGCAGCTTTTCCCGGTCGCCAGCCCGGCACTTTTGCAGCGTTTTGGCACACCGGATGAACCGGCCGAACTGCTGCGCTACCCGCTGCTGACGCGCGATGGCGCCAATCTGGTTCCCAAATGGGACGCCTGGTTTAAGCAGGTTGGCGTCAACACCGACGTGCTGCACGAAAACGTGCGTTTCGCCGATACCAATATGACCATTGAAGCCGCGTTACTGGGCCAGGGCATTGCGCTGGCGCGCAGTGGGCACGTTGAAAAAGAGATTGCCGATGGCTCGCTGGTGCGGCTTTTTGACGTCCCTTTTCCGTCGCCCGCCGCCTATTATTTTGTCTGCCCGCAGGGGATCGAAACGCAACCGCACATTGTGACTTTCCGCAGCTGGCTGTTGGCAGAATCACAACAGGCACAACTTAACTATCGCTAA
- a CDS encoding DMT family transporter codes for MPTYLVLLTLFAALLHASWNTLLRGGTDRLWSMTIMCATIALTCVVVAPFLPLPAYASWKYALLSALLHVGYNLCLVRSYQSGDLGQTYPIARGSSPLMVTSAAALFAGEKVAVNALAGIGLISGGILLLALQHRRLALPGLKYSLATGAFIAAYSVVDGIGVRIAGDAIAYTVWMSALWGALMPALYIGLRDAKSLLRWRPGVVRAATGGLVSLLAYGIIIFAMATAPMGAVSALRETSVLFAALLGYLFLGETLTLRKVLACTVIATGTVMIG; via the coding sequence ATGCCCACTTACCTTGTTTTGCTGACGTTATTCGCCGCGCTGCTCCATGCCAGCTGGAATACGCTCTTACGCGGCGGCACGGATCGGTTATGGTCGATGACCATCATGTGCGCGACGATAGCCCTCACCTGCGTTGTCGTGGCACCGTTTTTGCCATTACCGGCTTATGCCAGTTGGAAATACGCGCTGCTGTCAGCGCTGCTGCATGTCGGCTATAACCTGTGTCTGGTACGCAGTTATCAGAGCGGCGATCTCGGGCAAACCTACCCGATTGCGCGCGGTTCTTCACCGCTGATGGTGACCTCGGCGGCGGCGCTGTTTGCCGGGGAAAAGGTGGCCGTGAACGCGCTGGCTGGCATTGGGTTGATTTCCGGCGGTATTCTGCTGCTTGCCCTGCAACACCGCCGACTGGCGCTACCGGGTCTGAAATATTCGCTGGCCACTGGCGCGTTTATCGCTGCCTATAGCGTGGTGGATGGCATTGGCGTGCGCATCGCCGGTGATGCGATCGCCTATACCGTGTGGATGAGCGCGTTATGGGGCGCGCTGATGCCCGCGCTCTATATCGGGCTTCGCGACGCCAAAAGTTTACTGCGCTGGCGGCCAGGCGTAGTGCGTGCGGCCACCGGCGGGCTGGTTTCGCTACTGGCTTACGGCATCATTATTTTTGCGATGGCGACCGCGCCAATGGGGGCTGTCTCCGCGCTGCGTGAAACCAGCGTCTTGTTTGCCGCGCTACTGGGTTATCTGTTCCTCGGCGAAACCTTAACGCTAAGAAAAGTGCTGGCGTGCACGGTGATTGCGACCGGCACGGTAATGATTGGTTAA
- a CDS encoding phosphoketolase family protein encodes MTQISSLSDHEIQLLDRYWRAANYLSVGQIYLLDNPLLREPLRPEHIKPRLLGHWGTTPGLNFIYVHLNRAIRQRDLDMIYICGPGHGGPGMVANTWLEGSYSEIYPQISQNAEGMKKLFRQFSFPGGIPSHAAPETPGSINEGGELGYSLSHAFGAVFDNPSLIAACVIGDGEAETGPLASSWHGIKFLNAARDGAVLPILHLNGYKIANPTLLGRTSDDDLQQLFRGYGYEPLFVSGHEPARMHRLMAQTLEQALNSIRDYQQQARSGNAQTTVPRWPMIILRSPKGWTGPQTVDGKKVEDFWRAHQVPVSSCRENDEHRQLLEQWMCSYQPDDLFDASGQLKTELQALAPVGDKRMGASPWANGGRLRRELVTPDLHHYAVEVSLPGETQAESTAALGAYLAAIFEHNRDNFRLFGPDETASNRLSKVFDVTNRTWQEPLKPYDEQLARDGRVMEILSEHQCQGWLEGYLLTGRHGLFNCYEAFIHIVDSMFNQHAKWLKVTRSLPWRAPISSLNYLLSSHVWRQDHNGYSHQDPGFIDHVANKKADVVRIYLPPDANTLLCVADHCLKTWDRINVIVAGKQPAPQWLNPDEAAKHCAAGMGIWSWAGNVPPDETPDVVMACAGDVPTMETLAAVDLLRHYLPRLRIQVVNVVDLMALQTQDQHPHGLSEEAFEAIFTADKPVIFAFHGYPSLIHRLTYQRNNHRHFHVHGFMEEGTTTTPFDMTVLNELDRFHLAQEAILRVPSLQGNADDILEDLAQKIAAHHQYVREYGEDLPEVQNWKWPSQQGDGNAPE; translated from the coding sequence ATGACACAGATATCGTCTCTCTCTGACCACGAAATTCAGCTGCTTGATCGCTACTGGCGCGCGGCCAATTATCTCTCTGTCGGGCAAATCTACCTGCTGGATAACCCGCTACTGCGCGAGCCACTCAGGCCGGAACACATCAAACCGCGCCTGCTCGGCCACTGGGGAACCACGCCGGGGCTGAATTTTATCTATGTACATCTCAACCGCGCCATTCGCCAGCGCGATCTCGATATGATTTATATCTGTGGCCCCGGCCATGGCGGGCCAGGCATGGTGGCCAACACCTGGCTTGAGGGGAGCTACAGCGAAATCTACCCGCAGATAAGCCAGAACGCCGAGGGCATGAAGAAACTGTTCCGGCAATTTTCCTTCCCCGGCGGCATTCCCAGCCACGCCGCTCCCGAAACGCCGGGCTCGATTAACGAAGGCGGCGAGCTGGGTTACTCACTCTCTCATGCGTTTGGCGCGGTGTTCGATAACCCGTCCCTGATTGCCGCCTGCGTGATTGGCGATGGCGAAGCGGAAACCGGCCCGCTGGCCTCCAGCTGGCACGGCATAAAATTTCTTAACGCCGCCCGCGACGGCGCGGTGCTGCCGATCCTGCACCTGAACGGGTACAAAATTGCCAACCCTACGCTTCTCGGGCGCACCAGCGATGATGATTTACAACAACTTTTTCGCGGCTACGGCTACGAACCGCTGTTTGTCAGCGGACATGAACCGGCAAGAATGCACCGCCTGATGGCACAAACGCTGGAGCAGGCGCTGAACAGCATCCGTGACTATCAGCAACAGGCGCGAAGCGGCAACGCGCAGACCACCGTGCCGCGCTGGCCGATGATCATTTTGCGCAGCCCCAAAGGCTGGACAGGCCCGCAGACAGTCGATGGTAAGAAAGTGGAGGATTTCTGGCGCGCGCACCAGGTTCCGGTCTCGTCATGCCGTGAAAACGATGAACACCGACAACTGCTGGAACAGTGGATGTGCAGCTATCAGCCAGACGATCTTTTCGATGCATCAGGGCAACTCAAAACAGAACTACAAGCACTGGCACCGGTAGGCGACAAGCGCATGGGCGCGTCGCCGTGGGCCAACGGCGGTCGTTTACGCCGGGAGCTGGTGACGCCAGACCTGCATCACTACGCCGTCGAAGTGAGCTTACCGGGCGAAACGCAGGCGGAATCCACTGCCGCGCTGGGCGCCTATCTGGCCGCTATTTTCGAACACAACCGCGACAATTTCCGGCTGTTTGGCCCCGACGAAACGGCTTCAAACCGGTTGAGCAAAGTGTTCGACGTAACGAATCGCACCTGGCAGGAGCCGCTTAAACCCTATGATGAACAACTGGCGCGCGATGGCCGGGTGATGGAGATCCTGAGCGAACATCAATGCCAGGGCTGGCTTGAGGGCTATTTGCTGACCGGGCGTCACGGGCTGTTCAACTGTTATGAGGCGTTTATTCATATTGTCGACTCGATGTTTAACCAGCATGCGAAGTGGTTAAAAGTGACGCGCAGCCTGCCCTGGCGCGCACCGATATCGTCACTCAACTACCTACTCTCCTCGCATGTCTGGCGCCAGGATCACAATGGTTACAGCCATCAGGACCCCGGTTTTATCGATCATGTCGCCAATAAAAAAGCGGATGTTGTGCGCATTTATCTACCGCCCGATGCCAACACGCTGTTGTGTGTTGCCGACCACTGCCTGAAAACCTGGGATCGCATTAATGTCATCGTGGCGGGGAAACAGCCTGCGCCTCAGTGGCTCAATCCCGACGAGGCGGCAAAACACTGCGCCGCGGGAATGGGGATCTGGTCCTGGGCCGGCAACGTGCCGCCTGATGAAACCCCGGATGTAGTGATGGCCTGCGCCGGCGATGTGCCGACCATGGAAACCCTCGCTGCGGTCGATCTGCTGCGCCATTACCTGCCCAGGCTGCGTATTCAGGTGGTAAACGTCGTGGATTTAATGGCGCTGCAAACCCAGGATCAGCATCCACATGGCCTGAGCGAAGAGGCCTTCGAAGCGATTTTTACTGCTGATAAGCCGGTGATTTTTGCCTTCCACGGCTACCCGAGCCTGATTCACCGCCTCACTTATCAGCGTAACAATCACCGTCATTTTCACGTGCACGGCTTTATGGAAGAAGGCACCACCACCACGCCGTTTGATATGACCGTGCTCAATGAACTGGATCGTTTTCACCTGGCGCAGGAGGCGATTTTGCGCGTGCCGTCGTTGCAGGGCAACGCGGATGACATCCTTGAGGATCTGGCGCAAAAAATTGCCGCGCACCATCAGTATGTTCGCGAATATGGCGAAGATTTGCCTGAAGTGCAGAACTGGAAATGGCCATCACAGCAAGGCGACGGCAACGCACCGGAGTAA
- a CDS encoding dynamin family protein — protein MQGSELAWDRAFLSQLENTELLLPVIGAFSAGKSTLLNTFLGMDILPVGIAPETELATELHYGENPWLQAIRHDGSEERLPVEALAEVNKNSADYSHLRLHIDSPALKAIAPLVLVDMPGYGSSLENHNKALAYYLPRGAHFIVVTSVEDGTVTQSMLRHLDSIKTFDSDFSFVLSKTNLRAPEQVQEVSGFLEEQLQLYFDKDMSVIPLDNKSATAFYDTLVAIDPERLFHNLFIDRLKDQNIDLLSQINFASNVVKNSKKDNDNAIVSLEQALEDLLRQRNRTQQELTWRYSGPLITRIINAIDSDLHNQLDRLAKLTATSNAPSALEREIVDIMRSNLTNTLKREMDQISAELVEEIAVSLAQSNNTMVALDDNWAKNIADKTEGKLKAVSGFVETLSEKFPSKEGAGKAYRVLSSILAITTNVLNPVLELAIVFLPDIIRFFSSLNAEEKARDKLMNSVFPGIKSELRKALPEIVDEQLQTLLNNVSNEFEEQINQQRTLISTYQQEREQQQASIDQQLDALQQLSLALQALATTYLYR, from the coding sequence ATGCAGGGATCAGAACTTGCCTGGGATCGCGCATTTCTCTCGCAACTTGAAAATACCGAACTTCTGCTCCCGGTCATTGGCGCGTTCAGCGCCGGTAAAAGTACGCTGCTCAACACCTTTTTGGGCATGGATATCCTGCCAGTGGGGATCGCGCCGGAAACAGAACTGGCGACGGAACTGCATTATGGCGAAAACCCCTGGCTGCAAGCCATCCGCCATGATGGCAGCGAAGAGCGTTTGCCAGTAGAGGCTCTGGCTGAAGTCAATAAAAACTCAGCGGATTACTCACATTTGCGCCTGCATATCGACAGCCCCGCGCTGAAAGCAATCGCACCTTTAGTGCTGGTGGATATGCCTGGCTATGGCTCGTCACTGGAAAATCATAATAAAGCGCTGGCCTATTATCTTCCGCGCGGTGCGCATTTCATTGTGGTCACAAGCGTTGAAGATGGAACCGTAACACAATCCATGTTGCGTCATCTCGACAGTATCAAAACCTTCGACAGCGATTTTTCCTTCGTTCTGAGCAAGACCAATTTACGTGCGCCAGAACAGGTTCAGGAAGTTTCGGGGTTTCTTGAAGAGCAACTGCAACTCTATTTTGATAAAGACATGAGCGTTATTCCGCTGGACAATAAATCGGCCACGGCTTTTTATGATACCCTTGTCGCGATTGATCCCGAGCGGTTATTCCACAATCTGTTTATCGATCGGCTAAAAGATCAGAATATCGATTTGCTCAGTCAAATTAACTTTGCCAGCAATGTCGTTAAAAACAGCAAAAAAGATAATGATAATGCCATTGTTTCGTTAGAACAGGCGCTGGAAGATCTGCTCAGGCAACGTAATCGCACGCAGCAAGAACTGACCTGGCGCTATTCCGGGCCGCTGATCACCCGCATTATCAACGCGATTGATAGCGATCTGCATAACCAACTTGATCGTCTGGCTAAGCTCACCGCCACCAGCAACGCCCCTTCTGCACTGGAGCGAGAAATTGTCGACATTATGCGTTCGAATTTAACGAACACATTAAAACGAGAAATGGACCAGATTTCTGCCGAGTTGGTCGAAGAGATAGCCGTCAGCCTCGCCCAAAGTAATAACACGATGGTGGCGCTGGATGATAACTGGGCGAAAAATATTGCTGATAAAACAGAAGGAAAGTTGAAAGCTGTCAGCGGTTTCGTCGAAACCCTCAGTGAAAAGTTCCCCAGTAAAGAAGGCGCAGGAAAAGCCTACCGGGTGCTATCCTCCATTCTGGCCATCACCACCAATGTCCTCAACCCGGTGCTGGAGTTAGCCATCGTCTTTTTGCCTGATATTATTCGCTTTTTCTCTTCACTTAACGCCGAGGAAAAAGCGCGCGATAAGCTGATGAATAGTGTGTTCCCGGGCATCAAAAGTGAGCTTCGTAAAGCCTTGCCCGAAATTGTCGACGAGCAATTGCAAACCTTACTGAATAACGTGAGTAATGAGTTTGAAGAGCAAATTAATCAGCAACGCACCTTAATTAGCACCTATCAACAAGAGCGCGAACAACAACAGGCCTCTATCGACCAACAACTTGACGCATTGCAGCAGCTTTCGCTTGCCCTGCAAGCGCTGGCAACAACTTATTTGTATCGTTAA